Proteins found in one Rhodobacteraceae bacterium D3-12 genomic segment:
- a CDS encoding RNA polymerase sigma factor has product MSDDPRNELVDHLPALRAFALSLTRNGAAADDMVQDTVIKAWTNIDKFQRGTNLRAWLFTILRNTYYSSRRKLNREVADVDGAFTETLSVKPDHDGRMNLADFKTVFETLPDEQREALILVGASGFSYDEAADMCGVATGTIKSRVNRGRARLAELLELDENAPMELTDAATMSVISSSGTVPQ; this is encoded by the coding sequence ATGTCGGATGATCCCAGAAACGAGCTGGTCGATCACCTGCCGGCGCTCAGGGCCTTTGCTCTCAGCCTCACCCGCAATGGTGCCGCCGCCGATGACATGGTCCAGGATACGGTCATCAAGGCATGGACCAATATCGACAAGTTTCAGCGCGGCACAAACCTGCGCGCCTGGCTTTTCACGATCTTGCGCAACACCTATTACTCCAGCCGCCGCAAGCTCAACCGCGAGGTCGCCGATGTCGATGGCGCCTTTACCGAAACCCTGTCGGTCAAACCCGATCACGACGGGCGCATGAACCTTGCCGACTTCAAAACCGTCTTTGAAACCCTGCCCGATGAACAACGCGAAGCCCTGATCCTTGTTGGCGCGTCGGGCTTTTCCTATGACGAGGCCGCCGATATGTGCGGCGTTGCCACCGGCACGATCAAAAGCCGCGTCAACCGTGGCCGCGCTCGCCTTGCCGAACTGCTCGAACTCGACGAAAACGCGCCCATGGAACTCACCGATGCCGCCACCATGTCGGTGATCTCCAGCTCCGGGACCGTGCCACAATAA
- a CDS encoding NepR family anti-sigma factor — translation MKKTTGNDPDRIAELIDENLKLVYSDLVQEELPDRFKDLLAVLKAQDAEKDSADKDHR, via the coding sequence ATGAAAAAGACAACAGGCAATGACCCGGACCGCATCGCCGAGCTGATCGACGAGAACCTCAAGCTGGTCTACTCCGACCTCGTGCAAGAGGAACTCCCTGACCGGTTCAAGGATCTTCTCGCTGTGCTCAAGGCCCAAGACGCGGAAAAAGACTCCGCCGACAAGGATCACCGCTGA
- a CDS encoding DNA starvation/stationary phase protection protein codes for MTSPLNVVPQEHDIKSGVRNAQALTRGLADVLADTYRLMFKTHAYHWNVEGPLFFSLHKLTEEQYENLFAAADVLAERIRALGQLAPSTLAEITDASVIKDLTDSPSAGEMCADLAADHERVAHRLHALIELAGSHNDAVTEDLATARSSFHEQAAWMLKAITAK; via the coding sequence ATGACATCTCCCCTAAACGTCGTCCCGCAAGAACATGACATCAAATCCGGCGTGCGTAACGCCCAAGCGCTTACCCGTGGCCTTGCCGATGTGCTGGCCGATACCTATCGGCTGATGTTCAAGACCCACGCCTATCACTGGAATGTCGAAGGGCCGCTGTTCTTCTCGCTGCACAAGCTCACCGAAGAGCAATATGAAAACCTCTTCGCCGCTGCCGATGTATTGGCCGAACGCATCCGCGCCTTGGGTCAACTCGCCCCCTCGACGCTGGCTGAAATCACCGACGCTTCGGTGATCAAAGACCTCACCGACAGCCCCTCGGCGGGTGAAATGTGCGCCGATCTGGCCGCCGATCACGAACGTGTGGCCCATCGCCTGCACGCCCTGATCGAACTTGCCGGCTCGCATAATGACGCCGTGACCGAAGACCTCGCGACCGCGCGCTCGTCTTTCCACGAACAGGCCGCATGGATGCTCAAGGCGATCACCGCCAAGTAA
- a CDS encoding PLDc N-terminal domain-containing protein, producing MLEVSGLGGLIILVLDIWAIVSIVGSSVSTGKKVLWTLLVLFLPLLGFIIWLVAGPRSATSHA from the coding sequence ATGTTGGAAGTTAGTGGATTAGGCGGCCTGATCATCTTGGTACTCGACATTTGGGCAATCGTTTCGATTGTCGGATCGAGCGTCTCAACCGGCAAGAAAGTTCTCTGGACGCTTCTCGTGCTCTTCCTGCCGTTGCTGGGCTTTATCATCTGGCTTGTGGCGGGTCCGCGCAGCGCGACATCCCACGCCTAA
- a CDS encoding DUF883 domain-containing protein yields MARTSTNGSAKDATVADLSAEIETLRKDLGSLTDTIAELGKSKASALKDAASERVKSARDTAQQKGAEAAEKVGAQAQYAQTQANEFIQQKPATAMGIAAGVGFLVGMLSTRR; encoded by the coding sequence ATGGCACGAACATCGACCAACGGTTCCGCAAAGGACGCCACGGTAGCTGATCTTTCGGCGGAAATCGAAACGCTGCGCAAGGATTTGGGCAGCCTGACGGATACGATTGCCGAGCTGGGGAAATCCAAGGCAAGCGCGTTGAAGGACGCCGCCAGCGAGCGGGTCAAATCGGCACGCGACACGGCGCAGCAGAAGGGGGCCGAGGCGGCCGAAAAGGTTGGCGCACAGGCTCAATATGCCCAGACGCAGGCGAATGAGTTCATTCAGCAGAAGCCCGCGACCGCGATGGGTATTGCAGCCGGTGTCGGCTTTCTTGTCGGCATGTTGAGCACGCGCCGGTGA
- a CDS encoding response regulator: MSNTQDTMDFSDQVAAQLPFLRRYARALTGAQSSGDKYAVATLEALLQDRSMFEGGDISVKVGLFKCFHVIWSSSGAPIGEAESETAARAQAHLAGLTQNSREALLLSTVEDFSIADIAEIMGVSRDEVRALVATARKDMERSVSGRILIIEDEPIIAEDLSVIVSDLGHSVTNVARTRSEAVEMGKADAPDLILADIQLADNSSGIDAVNDLLGALGETPVIFITAFPERLLTGERPEPAFLISKPYKEEQVETAVSQAMFFASTRTLTA; the protein is encoded by the coding sequence ATGTCAAACACTCAAGACACGATGGATTTTTCCGATCAGGTTGCGGCGCAATTGCCGTTTCTGCGTCGCTATGCGCGGGCGCTGACCGGGGCACAATCAAGCGGGGATAAATATGCGGTGGCGACGCTTGAGGCGTTGTTGCAGGATCGCTCGATGTTCGAGGGCGGGGATATTTCCGTCAAGGTGGGGCTGTTCAAATGCTTCCACGTCATCTGGTCCAGTTCGGGCGCACCGATTGGTGAGGCCGAGAGCGAAACGGCAGCGCGGGCTCAGGCGCATCTGGCCGGGTTGACGCAGAACAGCCGCGAGGCGCTGTTGCTGTCCACAGTCGAGGATTTCTCGATTGCCGATATTGCCGAGATTATGGGCGTGAGCCGCGATGAGGTGCGGGCCTTGGTCGCCACGGCGCGCAAGGATATGGAACGCAGCGTGTCCGGGCGGATCTTGATCATCGAGGATGAGCCGATCATCGCCGAGGATCTGAGCGTGATTGTCAGCGATCTGGGGCATAGTGTGACCAATGTGGCGCGCACCCGCAGTGAAGCGGTGGAAATGGGCAAGGCCGACGCGCCGGACCTGATCCTTGCTGATATTCAGCTGGCCGATAATTCATCGGGGATCGACGCGGTGAATGACCTGTTGGGCGCGCTGGGCGAAACGCCGGTGATCTTTATCACCGCCTTCCCCGAGCGGCTGTTGACGGGTGAGCGGCCGGAACCGGCGTTCCTGATCTCGAAACCTTACAAGGAAGAGCAGGTCGAGACGGCGGTGAGCCAGGCGATGTTCTTTGCCTCGACCCGGACGCTGACCGCCTAG
- a CDS encoding DUF1328 domain-containing protein: MLYWALVFFVVAIIAAVFGFGGIASASAGIAQILFFIFLALFVVALIVNVARSASR, from the coding sequence ATGCTGTATTGGGCCCTTGTTTTCTTTGTTGTGGCGATCATCGCCGCCGTCTTTGGTTTTGGCGGCATCGCCAGCGCATCGGCTGGCATCGCGCAAATCCTGTTCTTCATTTTCCTCGCCCTCTTTGTCGTGGCGTTGATCGTGAATGTGGCGCGTAGCGCCTCGCGCTAA